DNA sequence from the Malus domestica chromosome 06, GDT2T_hap1 genome:
ATCATGGACGCATACGTCAGTGGAGAGTTCATTTGAATTGTCCATCAAATGCATATACGCAATCGTATACTTTTTGAACTTCTTTTAGGCAGATAAGTAATTTCAATAGCACTTAAATCGTCATTAACTAAAAACTTCACAATAACCACATCTGCAAGAATTATTGTTGAACTAATCCCAACAACTGACTGTTATAACTGCAGGCACCCCCACCAAAGAAAATAAGAAGAGAAAGTGCCCCTGGCCCCATCTGTAAAGTTGCAAGAACTGTAAGGTTGCACGAAAGAAGTTACTTTAGATAatgttctttcttttctccaAACTTTCTACTAACGGAGTCAAACCAAAGGGTATGCAGTAAAAGTCAAGAGAAACGTATCATTAATGCTCTCTGATGATTGGAAATTATAAAGAATCCTCTAAGCAagcaaaatgacaaataaacatgttttatttgttacatacCCCTTCATTTGGTTCACTGTCCTCCTCTCCTTTCAGAAGTGGACTCTGAAGAAAACTGCTGAGAACTTTTTCTGTTCGACTACCAAAAGGTGTATCAACTGGGGAACCAGTACCATTATTTCCATATCCAGGCAAACTTTGAGATGTATGGTCTGGTGGTTTTGTTGACAACGGCATGCTACTTCCCATTGAATTTTGGCTCTGGTCATTTACATTTCCAATGGCACTTTGCAAAGAACTTGGGAGGGTACCTTGACCAATGGCTAAATTGGGAGAAATTCCAAACTTCGTCATTATCTTTGTCATTCCTTGCTAAAGAATACAGAGTTATTTATATTAGTAGTCTGTAAACGGCAACAGCACCTGACCAGAGAAACTAATACTTACTACAAAATGAAACTGAATTTGTTGCAACACCCCTGGCTTCAGAGCAAGGCCTGCAATCAGCAGTCAATAATTCAGCTACTGAAaacaaatattattaaaatgtaCAACTGACAGAGCACTGACATACAAGGTCAAAGGATTTGCTGCCAATTGAATTTTTAAAGAAGCCTATATGCATATTTAAGCCCAATGTCATTAAGCCACTACATTATACAAACACTTGCAATCATTAAAAATTTGAACAGAAGAATTTGTTCTTGTTAACACGTAAAATACTCGTATGAAAAGATCCCCTATGTAACCCCCTTCACTGGGACATGTAGTCATATTGGTATTTTTCGTACAGACGCCAATTTGCAGATGCAACTCAATGAAAAGATAAAGCCAAATTGTATAAACTATaaagttattaacatttaatCACTGACAACATCTCCAGTAGTAGTCTAGAAAAAGATCATTCCATGCCATAATGTTCTTTCACTCTGTTTCTTTTTCCAATTTCACCAAATGCCAATCCAATATCTAAATTCGAAATAaataataatgatttttaaATTAACAAACGCTCAATAGGTATGGTACACACAAAAAAGAATAAGTAGAGTTGAAGGGCTGCTGTGAAAGCCTTCAAACCAAAACATGCATGAAAGTGTACTACTAAACTAGAACATGAAGCcatcaatgtcaaatttgtTTACATTGCAGCGAAATTTTCAAATACAAATTAGGTGACATATATCCTGCAAAATTTTCTGATAGAAATTCGGTGACACGAAGACCAGCGATCAGAATACATTACATGAACTCAAATTGCTTGACAACCATAGATTTCACCAGGAATTTGTAAACATTAGTCTCCATAATAGTGCATCAGAAATGGAAAAACATGAAACAGAACATATTACTGAATATCATTGAAACGCATGAAATGACATACCAACTCCAAAACCATGACCAATACCAACTCCACATCCAATGCCCGCTTCAATGTTCTTGGCTCCCACCTTCCTCAACTGGAAAATGAGAAACCGGGATAGAGATTGGGGAGGTTTGTAAGTATATGACTCATTTGATCATTTTCTTTTCATGGCAATGACGGGGATactcagaaaacaaaaaaataaaaataaaagaggaaGATATTTGACTTACAGCGTTGTTTACATGTCTGCTAGCACCAGATAATGCATCAGTGGCACCTCTTGTAGCACCCATGACTTGATTCAGTACTGGTATTGCACCTGGTACATAGTTTAAATCAATAGGCGTAAGCTAATATCTACAAGCATAACAACCATACAAGAGAAAGTTGATTGTACTATTGTCAATAGTGTCTCTACATCAAAAGATGCATAACTACTTGCGTGACTTAAACACTCATCTAATATCAAACAGTTAAGTGCTGAATTACATGGATTAAGACATGCTTGcaacctacaagagtgggtcgtcaaaaacacaaatagattttcttctaatgaggaaaggggatcgtataacttgtaaggattgcaaagttataccgggggagagcttggctaatcaacatcgcttgttggtgatggatgtacatatcaaaagagtgagaaaaaagaacaaaacttggaagtgcccaaagactagatggtggaatctaaaaggagaaaaacaagtcattttcaaagagcaagtaatcacccagtgtgtgtgggatagagagggggaagctagccaaatgtgggattccatggctagctgtatccgaaaagtagcaaaagaggtattaggagagtccaagggctttgctccacaccaaaatgaatcttggtggtggaatgaggaggtacaaacaaaggtaaaggctaagaaggaatgttgtaaagccttatacaaggataggaccgatgaaaatggtgaaaggtatagaagagcgaagcaagaggcgaagaaagctgtgagagaagctaagttagcggcttatgacgatatgtataagcgactagataccaaagaaggagagttggatatctataaactagctagagcaagggaaaagaagacaagggacctaaaccaagtgaggtgcatcaaggatgaggatggaaaggttcttgctacagagaacgcggtcaaagacagatggagaggttattttcataatcttttcaatgaaggacatgaaaggagtactcttttaggggagttgagtaactcagaagagagtagaaactactccttttatcgtcgaatcaggaaggaagaagtggttgtagctttgaagaagatgaagcatagaaaagcagtgggcccagacgatataccgattgaagtgtggaaagccttgggagagacaggtatagcatggctcactgaccttttcaataggattttgaaaacgaagaagatgccaaacgagtggcgaaagagcaccttggtgcctatttacaagaataagggcgacgtacaaaattgcatgaactataggggtattaagctaatgagtcatacaatgaagctctgggagagagtcattgagcatagattgaggcaagagacacgggtttcggacaaccaattcgggttcatgccagggcgctcaaccatggaggcaatctatctcttacgaagattgatggaaagatatagagatgggaaaaaggatttacacatggtctttatagatttggaaaaagcgtatgatagggtcccaagagacattctttggaggattttagagaagaaaggagtacgagtagcatatatccaagctataagggatatgtatgaaggagcaaagactgccgtaagaactcatgaaggacaaaccgaaagcttccccataactgtaggattacatcaaggctcatccttaagtccttacctttttgcgttggtaatggatgagttaacaggacatattcaagatgatattccttggtgtatgcttttcgcagacgatatagtgttgatagatgaaactcaggaaggtgtaaatgcgaagcttaacctttggagagaagtgttggaatctaaaggtcttcgcctaagctgatcaaagacagaatatatggagtgcaagttcagtgcaaatggaggccaaaatgagttaggggtgaggatcggagatcaggaaataccaaagagcgaccgttttcgctacctaggatctatcttacaaaagaacggagaattagatggagatctcaaccatagaatacaagctggatggatgaagtggaagagtgca
Encoded proteins:
- the LOC103409480 gene encoding uncharacterized protein isoform X2, which produces MGATRGATDALSGASRHVNNALRKVGAKNIEAGIGCGVGIGHGFGVGLALKPGVLQQIQFHFVQGMTKIMTKFGISPNLAIGQGTLPSSLQSAIGNVNDQSQNSMGSSMPLSTKPPDHTSQSLPGYGNNGTGSPVDTPFGSRTEKVLSSFLQSPLLKGEEDSEPNEGAGRLRSENKILQMILNHQQIIEELMEENDKLRHILVEDLKVSPSKLQASYSSKNRSPCTDCFECRRKQRRK
- the LOC103409480 gene encoding uncharacterized protein isoform X1 → MEGGSNSSKSGVVVVTNERRPNGGIRIQNPFTLKVGQVFTGFGIGCGVGIGVGRPINLGAIPVLNQVMGATRGATDALSGASRHVNNALRKVGAKNIEAGIGCGVGIGHGFGVGLALKPGVLQQIQFHFVQGMTKIMTKFGISPNLAIGQGTLPSSLQSAIGNVNDQSQNSMGSSMPLSTKPPDHTSQSLPGYGNNGTGSPVDTPFGSRTEKVLSSFLQSPLLKGEEDSEPNEGAGRLRSENKILQMILNHQQIIEELMEENDKLRHILVEDLKVSPSKLQASYSSKNRSPCTDCFECRRKQRRK